Within the Pelagovum pacificum genome, the region CCGGGTCTGGACGGGGCACCCCGCACGGGCACACTTGCCGCCATGCGCATCGCATCCCGCCTTTTCGTCGTCGTCGCGCTCTGTTTCGCGATGCTGCCCCTCGGGGCCTTCTCCGCGCGACTGCCGGCGACTGATGGGCCATCCATTTCGGCGACTTCGCCAGAGGATGGCGGCACGGTCCTTGCGCTCCTGAAACATTGTCGCAGCACCTCACTGCCCGCCTCGATCTGCTGGCCCGACCGGGCGCTGCCGTCCGACGTCGACCTGCCCTGCGTGCCCGACGAGGTCGCCGTGCTCCTGCCGGCGACCGGAAGGTTCCTGTCCGATCCCGGCCAGGCCCCGCCGCGGAGGCCCCCGAGACCTGTCTGATCCCTCGCCCGTCAGATCAGACAGTCAAAGGACCAGACACATGTTCACCAGACGCACTTTTCTTGGCGCAGCCTCGGCTGCTGCCGTTTCCGCCTGTACTCGGACGCCGGAGCCACAACCGGCGATGGCGTTCCAGCAGACCGACGCACCCCCGCCGGAGCCTGTCATTCCGCCGCTCCCAGCGCGCTATGGCGCCATCACCGACGAACCGTTCCCGGTGCCCGCGATTCCCGAAGGGGTCGTGCCCGAGAACCTCTGGATGCAGGAGGTCGACAGCCCGTTCAGAGGCCATGCGCCGGGGTCGATCGTGATCGACCCCGATGCGGGGTTCCTGCACTTCATGCTGCAGGACGGTCGCGCCCTGCGTTACGGCGTCGGGACCGGTGCGCAGGGGCGTGGCTGGCATGGCGAAGCGGTCGTGCAGTTCGCCCGCGAGTGGCCGCGCTGGAAAGTTCCGGACGAGATGATCGCCCGCCGGCCCGACCTCGAACCCTACTCGGTCGCCAATGGCGGCATGGACGGCGGGCCGGGCAACCCGCTCGGGGCGCGGGCGCTCTACCTGTTTCAGAACGGGCAGGACACGCTCTATCGCATCCACGGCGCCTGCGAGCCGGAGTATCTGGGGCAGGCCGTGTCGTCGGGCTGTATCCGGATGCTGGACCAGGACGTGATCGACCTGAACGAGCGGGTGGCCCACCACGCGAAGGTGACGGTCCTGCCGTCGCTGCGTCCCGGACCGCTGCCGGGCGTCTATTGACGGCGTCGGGGGCATCGCCCCCGACCCCACCCGGGGAGTACGGTCGAAATCGCGAATCCTCGCAACTCTTTCCCGACTGACTGCGTTCAGACACTGGATATGTCAGGGGACGCATCATGGCGAATGCCGGTCTTGCAGAGACAAC harbors:
- a CDS encoding L,D-transpeptidase, encoding MFTRRTFLGAASAAAVSACTRTPEPQPAMAFQQTDAPPPEPVIPPLPARYGAITDEPFPVPAIPEGVVPENLWMQEVDSPFRGHAPGSIVIDPDAGFLHFMLQDGRALRYGVGTGAQGRGWHGEAVVQFAREWPRWKVPDEMIARRPDLEPYSVANGGMDGGPGNPLGARALYLFQNGQDTLYRIHGACEPEYLGQAVSSGCIRMLDQDVIDLNERVAHHAKVTVLPSLRPGPLPGVY